DNA from Balaenoptera acutorostrata chromosome 14, mBalAcu1.1, whole genome shotgun sequence:
CAGCTGGTGTCTACACAGAAGTGGAGCGGCCTGGGGTGGTGAGGGTAGGGGCTGAATGTTCTGCTCCAACCTGCAGAACAGTAGGTGCAATAGGGAGGTAACTGCGAGAGTTGAGTGAATTTAAAGGAATAAGTACTAATTCATTCCTTCTTCCATTCTGGTGGGAGGACCCGCTTCTGTAATCGAAGTTTTCCCCGACCTTGAAGCAGTGCAGAGAGGGTAGGGAGCTTGGAGGTGCTTTGTGgagaaaactaaatttttaaatcttcttgGTGCGTGGTACAGGAAGAAGGCTATAAGGGACAAAATTTGCTTGTGCTTGGAAAGCCCTACTTTTTGATTAACCTTCTTTGGGATGGTCTTTTTATagtgcttttaagtttcatagtAGAAAGGTGAAACCAGGTAAGGAAAACCTAGACACTTTAATTGCAGTGTTTAAATGACCGCttctcttctaattctcttggactactacagaaaaaaaattcttaaataccTTCTCCTTGGAGCCTctaaatactgtattttaaaagctcTCATCTTTGTCTTTTCTTAAGTCTCTTTAAAAACAGTGATTTCCTTTTAGTCTAATTTTTGCATAAAGGGAAGAGGCTTAATAATAATTATCCCATCTCATAAATTGTGAGAACGTGTATGATTTTCAAGGACAACTGTTTGTCAccgtgaagaaaaaaaaaaaagaaaactatttacaacaaagaaaaggaatttggCTGAGAGTCACAATCTAACATCACCATAAATTTATCTAGAACTTTGTAGCTGTCAGAGTGTTTTATCTCAATTGATCCTCAGAACCTCCTTTCTCCCTTTACACCCTCAAAAGTTTAGTATTGTAACATGGAAGTGTCACTCCTCTTAGAACTCAGTTCTAAATAATTACTGAGCCAGCCTCGCAGTCTTATGTGCATGGTGTTCTTTGATTCCCATGGTTTCCTGTTAAATCAGCTAGAATGTAGGTGGTGTGGAACTCTGACGTGTTTTCACTTGTGAATGAAGAGAAGCCATCAATGCCCTCAGTTGATTAGAGTATAAGCCTCCATGTGCAATGTCCACCACAATCTTTAGTTCGTTCCTCTGTTCTACATTTGCTAATCTCTTTCCACCTTCCCCAGAAGCTGTCTAACCCTACACGGACTAtgacataagagaaaaacaaacagctaAGTCTTATCATCTTCTCTTTGGAAAGACTGTTTCCCATTCCAGGACCCTTTTGCATTTCCCTTTTGGGGTGGGGTGAGAAGGGATTGGAGGATGCATATTTCTACACACAGCAGTGTCCATTGGATCCCTATAAGCTCACAGTGGACCCCCCAGACAGAAGTGAAGAAGTGTTCTCTTTATTGACAAAGTAgttcttcttttctcttatatTCTGTAGGATGTTTCTGAGTTCTGGGTTGCAGTCATTAAGAGGAGGAAGATAAAATTTTGTGCTTGTTTTAACCAAGGAGAGGCTTGATCAGCCAGGATGTTGGCACCTAATGATTTCAATGTATTTTACTGGAAGATTTCtcctatataaataaaaaatataaatatttggtagaatgaCTTAAAGCTAAATGACTTGCTTTTTGTCTAACATCACATATGaatgaaaggttttattttattttatttttttttaatatatttttcttaaccatatttgcttatttatttatttatttatggctgtgttgggtcttcgtttctgtgcgagggctttctccagttgcggcgagcgggggccactcttcatcgcggtgcacggggcctctcactatcgtggcctctcttgttgcggagcacaggctccagatgcgcaggctcagtagttgtggctcacgggcccagttgctccgcggcatgtgggatcttcccagaccagagctcgaacccgtgtcccctgcattggcaggcagattctcaaccactgtgccaccagggaagccctgaaaggttttatttttaatgtgagaGCATTTTGTGTATTCTATTACATTCTCTGAAAAGAAAGTTTTCgtgtttttattcttatttttgcaccgttttgtttttaacttttttactgTTTAACATAATATAGCACAACTGCATTGAAAGATGTGGACACTGTGACACTTTCAATAGATAGGATATGACATTCACTAGGTAACTAAAATgcatataattgatttttgtatacatGTTTTAATGAATAAACTTACATGCCAATGCTATATAGAAAAGATGACAGATTGAAAAAAGCCAAacacattaataatttttagacattttaaagTGTGCTGTTACTTAGAAGAAGAGcaaatgttttttgaaattttaccattttctcacttttccaGAAGACTCAAAAATAATCAAAGGATAAATAACTTCTAGACAGGAGGAAATTCATTGTTTTATGTAGGTCTGCCCTCTTGTGTCTGTACTAGGAAATCttgatcttattttatttaggGAAAGTCACTGAAAACAACCTACAGAATCAAAACTGCTTATAATTAGATTGTTTTATGGTCATATCAATCATGAGCAATTTCACTGAGTTCAAGAAGGTTCATTTTAATTTAGGTGATTtgcattaaataaacattttggaccagataaaataaaaaagacaacattaaacatttaAGAATTAGTTCAGTTTTGGTACCCTGTAAAGTAAGATTAGAGTTTATTCTACAGTAGAAAGTATTTGAGCATTtggtatttaaaaatgtttaaatacataGTTCATTATACCTTACTCTTTATACATCAtgataaacagaataaataagtTGCATTTAAAGAATGGGTTTTTGTTTTACAATATAATCTAAGGTACAATATTCTGTAATCCTCGAGtataaggttttaatttctgttaaaggcagaatgaaaaacaaaacaattctttatttctgtttgacTTAGGAAAAACTCCATAACCTCACAGCTTATGGTTTGCAGTTGATGTTGTAATGAGCAACATAATGAAAAGGATAGAATTTATTATTGCAAAATTTCCACTTATTTTTTAAGATCATTGCAGCTAATTACAGAACTTGGTTATTTTTTGCATGGGTTATTATTGACACCAGTGAAGTGAATGCATTACTTCTTGTGTATAAGCTCTTCTAGTTGATGTTAGGGATATCCAACCCATAGATGAggtttcactgaagaaatcccTCTGTTAGTAAGAAACCCCTTTTCCCTCTGTTCTCAGATATCAGTGAACCAAAATTATCCCCCTTCCTATCTCCAGTACTCCTCAGGGATTCagaaaaaacttaaaagcaaTATTTCCTTCACTATTTTCTTAGTAGCACTTGTGTTACAAATCAAGGTCAACACTGACTTTTCCAATTCTTTTAGTAACCATATTTTGCCAAATCGTATAGGAAATTACATATTTTCTACTCCTTTAATAATTACTATATCAGTAGTATGTCTTGAACGTAAGTTAAAATTAACAGATTGTGCAATATAGTTGTAAACCATTTTAGACTTAATTTTAAACTGAGTCAATTTAAATTACCAAATTTTGGTGAATATATTTTCCAAACCAGTTTTTACTTCTATTGTTtaatttgttggaagatatttgatatttttaaatgactagaGGGGAAACTGGAAATGTATTCAGCAAGAAAATCATTGTAGATTAGTATTGCTCTATCTATAATTTAGCGTAGTTGAATGGCCTACCAAATATGTATTTACCATCTGGGTGATAAAGGAAAACAGCTAAGCCCTATCATAAACAATAGTGGGATTAAAAAGTTCATTTCAAAATTTAATCAAAGAATTTGTTAATTTTGGAGAGatagttaaaaattttattttttaatgcttgaaataatattttttcttttattcttttccttgcctaCATTGAGTGTGAGATTAGAACAGAAGACAACCTGTGAAATCATTCTAATGTCTTAAAATTTCATGATTCCAGagatacagtgtggcagttatgTGCTCTAACTCAGATAATTAGCTATAGTGCCTTAAATTAAGGTTGATTCTGTTCTATTAGTGTATTAGTATTTATGGCTAATCACAATGTCAGATGTTAAATTAACCAGCAGTTCTTGTCTATTGATCATAAAGTCCTAGAGAGAACAGATTTACAGTTTACCTACACATGCTAAAATTctgtaattctttgaaaaaattagtTAAATTTTACTTATGTAAGGGTATGGTCTTGCTTTTTTTAACTTGATTCTCATAAACTTAAAATATTAGGGTAGTATAGAAAaaacataatttctattttagaatGTAGGTTCTGATAGAATTACTACAAAGACTTCTGtatgatgatagtaaagataacaGATGTGAGGGCTGTTTCAAATGATGACATTTCATTTGAATGATTATTTTGATATACTTGGTGAAGACCTGAAAAATACTTAATAAACATCAAAGAGACTTTTACAGTACAGTATAAATTATATTTACCCCCAAAGAGTGAAGCTACTGCTTTATATATGAAGTGAACTTGTTAGCAGTGCAGTTTCAAAACTAAACCCCTAGTTCCTCCTTAGGAAAGATTTGGGATAGAAACTTATAAGCTCTTTTGAGAAAATTAGCAGTTACATTATGCACACTTACATTGTAgtcattttaaagttaattttttaaaataaagccctTTTTATGTTTACAACATCCAGCAGATGAATACATTTGCTAACAATTTGTTTTGTTCCAAATCTTGACCTTTTCACAAAGAAATTCTTCTACTTAGGAAGTGGTCTCTTATATAGTATTGTTTTCCCTTCTTCATGGGATGATAGATTTTAAGCTGATGGTGATAAGTTGCAGCACTGGAGATTGCAGCAGAACTTCAGAGAAGCATCACGATGATGCAAATCAGCAAGAGACATATTAAGATGAGACAGAAATTGACAAATAGGTTCTGGAGATTTTGACGTGCGTGTTGAGGCATTTCAATGGTTGAAGCTCTTCTTATAGCAGAGCGAGTGAGGTATTGGACTTTATCCATGACACCAGGAAGGCAGGAAGCCTGAAGTTTTAAACGGtcaagagaaagataaaaagcTGCCAGCCAAGTGTGAGATCACTATCTTCTTTTAGGTTTCCTGgaatgtaaaaatagaaaatggattAGCATAATATGTGTAACCTATCCTCTGAACAGGTAAAACACAGTTTTGTATTAATCCCTCTTCCTCAACATTATTTGTATTTATGACATCAAATATCTCtgtagtctgtgtgtgtgttgctctGTCTCTGTCAGTCTGTTTTGGTGATGGTCACCATGATGTCTTGTATTTGGGGTGTAATAACTTTAGTCTTTGCCTCCTCCTCTCAAAATGACTGGAAGTATAGTTTGGTTAGGGTGCAGCTTGTTTTGGGCTATTCCCTTGGGCAAAAGTTCTtacaaatagtttatttttttaaatttatttatttatttttggctgtattgggtctttgttgctgtgcgcgggctttcttttagttgtggcgagtgggggctactctttgttgcggtgtgcgggcttctcattgcggtgtctcctcttttttgcggagcacgggctccaggcgtgtgtgctgcagtagttgtggcacgtgggctcagtagttgtggctcgcaggctcagtagttgtggctcacaggctcagtagttgtggtgcacgggcttagttgctccatggcatgtggaatcttcctggaccagggctcgaacccgtgccccctgcattggcaggcaggttcttaacctctgcaccaccagggaagtccttacatATAGTTTTAGTAAGGCTGTTTCTCTGTGAGCATAATTGTTGTGAACATTAGTATGTAAATAGCTCTAGAGCAAGTCTTATAATAAGAAATGCATGCATTAAATTATTCTCTGGATGTTGATTTCACTCCAGAATAAAATAGTTCAATGAGCAGTGTTTTACCAGAACTGTAGATTCAAATgtttctcattcctttttatgattttatagcTTTGTAGAATATGCTattttaagtaactttttaaCAAGATGATATTAAGTACTGAAGGCTGTCAAGACTCAGAAGGCATAgtaataaaattatcattatctCACTGTCTACCACAGACAGTTGCTATTTGCAAAGGACCTGTACTTAAGAACAGCgtttccatttgttttctttcagagcTCCCACAAGCTATTctgcctaattaattaattagttgcTGCCTAATCAATTATCTGTGCtaattaattaacaaaacaaaacttaaaacaacagatCATTGTAGAAAATTAGATATAGATTAAAAATTAGCTGTGAGTTAACTGCCCAGAGATAATAGCTATTAACATTTGGTGATATTTGTTGTCAATCAGGATACGTCtatgtaaattttgaaataagaaaaattagaaatggaatttaaaaaataaccgtAATTAACTGCCAAAGATAATAGCTGTTAACATTTGTTGATATATCACTGCTAATCAAGATATTACTACCTTACCCCAGCTgcctgatttcattttctctgtagTGGCTATATATCTCATGAAAACCCATCTCAACCTTCAGCTGTATTTCTGAGAGAGACTACTGCTGAAGACAGCAGAGGGAAGAACTGAAAGAATGAGGAAGGGGAAGATATGTATTAGGACTGATCAGTTAGAACTCCTCATTTATTGTTACAAAGAAACCATGTGGTATATGGTGGTTAGATTCTATATAATTTCAGCACTTCAACTTGGctctattaagttttttttttaacatctttgttggagtataattgctttacaatagtgtgttagtttcttctgtataacagtgaatcagctatatgtatacatatatcccgatatctcctccctcttgtgtctccctcccaccctccctatcccacccctctaggtggtcacaaagcaccgagctgatctccctgtgttatgcagctgcttcccactagctgtgtattttacatttggtagtatatatatatgtttgaatTATGGGCTTTCATTTGGCTGAAGACTCTGGTCTCCTTCATAGTACTGGCCTATAGTGAGGAGATCCAAAAAACCAACTTAAGTCAGACTTCATTCCTTCAAAGAGTTGGTAACAAACTGTGTTTCTCtagctcatatatatatatatatatatatatatatatatatatatgtctttagCATATATTCTTCATTCTCCAACACAAGTGGCTGTTACTTAATAGAAAATGACAGCATAAGCTtggtataaatttaatttaattactttttttttaattcctcaggTAAAATACTATAGAAATAAAGgggttttcttttgttccttaagAAGAAGCATCCTTTAAGTTGTTTCGgcttatatttgtttattatagATATAGCGGATTTATACTGTTGGGTAATTGTGGAGAaggttttctttattactttattatatAAATCTGACTAATCTCTTTATATAACAGAGTACAACTAAGAAGGTTGTAAAGAATTAGCATTGGTAATTCctatttaaacttaatttttgtgAAGTTTCAGGACTTAAATGGTATGAAaggtctaaattttaaaattattgtgagatataacatggaaaaggaagagCAGGCCAGTTATTCATCATGAAGCATATGCAAGAGTCATTCCCTACCCTGACACTGGTGAGTGGTACTTGAGTCACATGAAACATGTCACCTTTCCATAaatacttcattcccttttatgatTCTGTCCTTTGCACATGTTGTTCtggctctgcctggaatgtcttccctccccctgcctctacCTTTGATTCTTTGCCAGGCAGACTTCAGTTAATCCTTAAGGCCCAGTTTAAATATCACTTCCTAATGAAACCTTCCATTACTCGTTAAGGCAGAATTGGTTATCACCTCTGTTGGGTTTTAGTAGGGCTCTGGTATTACCTGTATCAAGATATGGCTATCAGGCTGTGCTGTAATTTTGATTTACATGCCTGTGCCCCCAACTAGAATTCTAGTTCGTGGGTATAAGAAATCACGTGTTTATGTTGTATTCTAGTACTTAGTGCAAAATTAGTACCATTTGAACAAGTCAGTGAAGTTGAACAagggtttttattatttaatatttttagaaaattattaatgATCAAAGATAGTGCTGTGATTAACAGATTaaccatgtgaaaaatagaaTTTGATAGTTAAACACATAATCTCCAATATTCTTCTcaagtctctttctttttg
Protein-coding regions in this window:
- the PLN gene encoding cardiac phospholamban, whose amino-acid sequence is MDKVQYLTRSAIRRASTIEMPQHARQNLQNLFVNFCLILICLLLICIIVMLL